The Methanothrix soehngenii GP6 genome has a window encoding:
- a CDS encoding DnaT-like ssDNA-binding protein, whose product MTIADTVPYASVLESNDYFDATDNHMYCSEWNFTTPGATAQVTTHMSLPLAERLTFVAKDPGIAGNLVSVTCETGTGPGGALTIVVTGTHILIQMATGGSATYQIRTLMLATPAVMALLSDVIKYGNTTYSDHSAVFLYGGADPYVAPKLPCLCEATRKIDGLNLAGKKVLTTQVNQFPRIYTKPDGTEYTQSAVPEDVKQACCEEALAILKYGNTSRYKLKLEGVANFSVGSISETFDGKVSALLSKEAVRIMKKYLGKSYAMRR is encoded by the coding sequence ATGACTATTGCAGATACGGTGCCTTATGCAAGCGTATTGGAGTCGAATGATTATTTCGATGCAACAGATAACCACATGTATTGCAGCGAATGGAATTTTACCACACCGGGAGCTACTGCACAAGTCACAACACATATGTCACTGCCGCTGGCTGAAAGGCTAACTTTTGTTGCGAAAGATCCGGGCATCGCGGGCAATCTGGTAAGTGTTACTTGTGAGACTGGAACGGGTCCGGGTGGCGCTTTAACAATTGTGGTTACGGGCACGCATATTTTGATACAAATGGCGACTGGCGGAAGCGCAACCTATCAGATCAGGACTTTGATGCTGGCTACGCCTGCTGTTATGGCCCTGTTAAGCGATGTCATAAAGTATGGAAATACGACGTATAGTGATCATAGTGCTGTCTTTTTGTATGGCGGTGCAGATCCTTATGTAGCGCCAAAGTTGCCCTGTTTGTGCGAAGCTACCAGGAAGATCGATGGGCTGAATTTAGCGGGCAAGAAAGTTTTGACTACGCAAGTCAATCAATTTCCAAGAATTTATACTAAGCCTGATGGTACTGAATATACACAAAGTGCGGTTCCTGAAGATGTGAAACAGGCTTGCTGCGAGGAAGCGCTGGCTATCCTAAAATATGGAAATACTTCGAGGTATAAGCTTAAGCTTGAAGGTGTTGCGAACTTTAGCGTTGGGTCAATTTCTGAGACTTTTGATGGCAAGGTGTCTGCACTACTTAGTAAAGAAGCTGTCCGCATTATGAAAAAATATCTTGGTAAAAGTTATGCTATGAGGCGGTAA